The following are from one region of the Odontesthes bonariensis isolate fOdoBon6 chromosome 16, fOdoBon6.hap1, whole genome shotgun sequence genome:
- the tmem135 gene encoding transmembrane protein 135, with translation MAALSKIPHNCYEVGHTWNPSCVLAAADITRSALEVSFKIYAPLYLIAAVLRRRKKDYYLKRLLPEILWSTSFLTTNGSLFIVFFCILRKLFGGFYSWSPGFGAALPASYIAILLERKSRRGLLTIYMANLASETLFRMAVTRGIITPIKHGEVLLFCVTASLFMFLFRSKDGLKGFGFSALKFIIGKEEIPTHSTQAEPVGTWPSERPAAIETEHSEAPAERPSSRRKTLIAYTRELLESICRHGPRHRCCKHHQDNCISYCVKGFVRMFSIGYLIQCCLKVPSAIRQMFSKPSRLPSVFYNKENFQLGAFLGSFVSIYKGTSCLLRWVRDIDDELHGLIAGFLAGISMFFYKSTTITMYLFSKLVETMYFKGIEAGRFPYFPHADTVIYAISTAICFHAAVMEVQNLRPSYWKFLLRLTKGRFAMMNRELLDVFGTHASRDFKGFVPQLDPRYTTVPCRTVLPPGGDIQLG, from the exons ATGGCTGCTCTCAGTAAAATACCACACAACTGCTACGAGGTCGGTCATACATGGAACCCATCGTGTGTACTAGCTGCTGCAGATATTACCAGGAGCGCTCTGGAGGTCTCCTTCAAAATATATGCTCCTCTTTACCTG ATAGCTGCAGTTCTACGGAGAAGGAAGAAGGATTACTATCTTAAAAGGCTTCTCCCAGAGATCCTCTGGTCTACCTCTTTCCTAACTACCAATGGAAGTCTCTTCATTGTCTTCTTCTGCATTCTCAG GAAACTGTTTGGAGGGTTCTACTCCTGGTCTCCCGGGTTTGGAGCAGCACTGCCTGCCTCCTACATTGCCATCCTCCTGGAGCGCAAGAGCAG GAGAGGGTTACTGACAATTTACATGGCAAATCTT GCCAGTGAGACGCTGTTCCGCATGGCAGTGACCCGTGGTATCATCACACCCATCAAACATGGCGAG GTGCTGTTGTTCTGCGTAACGGCATCACTCTTCATGTTCCTCTTCAG GAGTAAGGATGGTCTCAAAGGCTTTGGATTTTCTGCGTTAAA ATTCATCATTGGGAAGGAAGAGATTCCGACTCATTCTACTCAGgcagaacctgttggaacgTGGCCCTCCGAGAGGCCAGCTGCTATAGAGACTGAGCATTCAGAAGCACCAGCAGAAAGACCCAGCTCGAGGAGGAAAACTCTGATAGCCTACACCAGGGAACTGCTGGAATCTAT atgTAGACATGGTCCTAGACACAGATGTTGTAAACATCACCAAGACAACTGCATCTCCTACTGTGTTAAA GGATTCGTCAGGATGTTCAGTATTGGCTACCTTATCCAGTGTTGTCTTAAAGTGCCCTCGGCAATCAGACAGATGTTCTCTAAACCCTCACGGCTCCCCTCTGTCTTCTACAATAAAGAAAACTTTCAACTCGGGGCTTTTTTAGGCTCCTTTGTCAGTATCTATAAG gGAACAAGCTGTTTGTTGCGCTGGGTGCGTGACATTGATGATGAACTTCATGGCCTGATAGCTG GCTTCCTGGCCGGTATCTCTATGTTCTTCTACAAAAGCACAACAATAACCATGTATCTCTTCTCTAAGCTGGTGGAG ACTATGTACTTCAAGGGCATTGAGGCAGGCCGGTTCCCTTACTTTCCACATGCTGACACCGTTATTTATGCCATCTCCACAGCTATTTGTTTCCATGCT GCTGTAATGGAAGTGCAGAACCTCAGGCCCTCGTACTGGAAGTTCCTGCTGCGTTTAACGAAGGGCAG ATTTGCTATGATGAACCGGGAGTTGCTCGACGTGTTTGGGACGCACGCATCCAGGGACTTTAAAGGCTTTGTGCCCCAACTGGACCCTCGTTACACCACAGTGCCCTGTAGAACTGTGCTTCCACCTGGAGGTGACATCCAGCTTGGATGA